GATAAATTACCTGTATTAGCATTTATATATCCCCAAAAATCTTTTTTGGTAGTTCCTCTTGATGGAAGTGTTGTTCCTTCATATTCAAACAAGTGTTTTACATTTAATATGTTGTTTACAATTTGTGTAAGTTTTAATGATTTATCACGACTGTTGATGTTTTTAGTTGAATTGTAAGAATTTGGGTTGCTTATTCCATCATTTGGATCTGATGTTGTTCTAAATCCTCCTGCTCTGTTATAATAGTCATAACCAAAACTATATTCAGTAATTAAAGTTTTTGTAGCCCCTTTAACATTATAAACACTTATTTTATCTAATTTATAATCGTCTATTAAATCTAACCTGTTTTGGTTAGAGGTAAATTCAACAATTCCGTTGTTAAAATTTATTGATGTTAAAAATTGTCTGCTAGAATTTGTTTTATCTGGGAAAATAGATTTTAGCGTTGCTGTCTTATTAGGATCAATTGCATTGTCAATTAACTGTTCACCGGTCACTATTTGATAATCATAAACACTAGCAAGTGATTTATATTTAAATGAAATTATATCGTTTGTACTTTTACTATTAGGTGGGATAATTTCAGTTAAAAACCACGAAGAAACGTAATCTGGTCTGTAAATGTCTGATGTATTGTGAACAGTTTCATTAGCATTGTAACCATCTAATGATTGTCCGAATCTGTAAATTGTACCATCAGCTTTAGTTATTTCTAATGTCAGTGTATTAGTTAGTAACTGATTATTGTATGAAGAAGTTTTAACTACGGTATTTTGAAGGTCTTTAAAAATAGGTTTATTATTGACGAAATAAAAAGTTCCAGATAAACCTGGGGCATTTATTATAAATTCATCATATGCAGTATCTACAGGACTTACTCTATAAGGGTTATACTGTGAATACAAAAAATTATAATTTGCCTGTGTAAATGCAGCATTATTTATATCTGGAACCCCATTACCAGTATCAGGTATTCCTTTTACATTTCTAACAACAGCCCCTCCCGAGTTTAAATTCCAGCCTAGACCTACCCAAGAAGCAAGTTCATCTAATTGGATTCCTGCACTATTATAATTTAGGCTAATAGGAACAGTTAGTTCTCTTGTTTTAATAGTATAAAGAGGAACGCTAATGTTAATTTTTCCTGTTGAATAGTCTACGGGAAATAATCCTTCTTTTGCAAATGAAGCTGCATTAGGACTTACAGGAAAGTAATTTGGAAGATCTTTGGTAGTTTGAGAGAAAAATACATTAGGAAAAATCAATGCAATAAGCATTAATTTAAATAAAGAGTTTTTAAACATGTTAGGAATAATGTTAAATAGTTGCGTTTCGATATGTAAGAAAATACAAGTTTAGTTTAAAATTGTTAAAATATTGATAGGCTGTTTGATAAAATATTAACAAAAAAACTTTATTGTTGATATATATAATTTTATAAAAAAATTACCCAATCGCACTACTCAATTGGAACATAGGTAAATACATAGCCACTAACAAAACGGCTACTAAAACCCCGACAAAAAGTATAATAAAAGGTTCTAAAACGGTAGTCATTACCTTTGATTGCTGTACGACTTCTTGATTATATTGTTCACTGAGTTGTTTGAAAACATATTCGGTTTGATTGGTTTCTTCGGCTACTTTTACGAGAGATATAATTCGGTTGTCGAAAAGCGGCGTGTTTTTCAAACTCGAACTTAAACTGTTTCCTTTTAGAATACTGTTTTCAACTTGTTCTAACGCTTCTTGTAAAGGGACAAACTGAATCATTTTTTTGACCATTTGAATACTATTCAATAACGGAACTTTTGCGGTAGTTAATAAGGTTACTGCCTGAGTGAATTGTGCCAGATATACTTTGGTCATAAATGCTCCTAAAACTGGGATTTTCACTAAAAAATAATGCAGTGCTTTTTTGTACTTCTGATTGTTTTTGAAAAACTGTGTAGAGAAAATAAAAGTAACAAGTGCTAATAAAAAATACAAGCCATAAGTTTTTGTCCAAACGGATAGTTTTACAATGAACTGTGTTAAAAGAGGAAGTTCCATGTTGTTTTGTTTGAAGATATCTTGAAACATAGGTACTACATAACTCAACATAAATATCACGACCAAAACCGCTGTACTTAATACAATAGAAGGATAGGTGAGGGCTGCTATAATGATTCTTTTCTGTTCGTTTTTACGTTCAAAAAAATGCCCGAGTTCTTGGCATACCTGCGCTGTGGTTCCCGTTTCTTCACCTATTTGAATGGAGTAATATTCGTATTCTGTAAATGATTTAGAAATACGAAGTGCTTCAGAAAAGGGTCTTCCGTTTACGACATCATTTAAAATGGTTTGAATTAAATCTTTATCGGCACTTTTTTTTAAAGATTCAATAATCAATGATAATCCTTCTTTAAAGCTTACACCAGCTTTTAATAAAACAGCTAGTTCAAGATAAAAAGCCTGCTTTTTTTTATTATTAAAACTGTTGCCAAAAAGCGTGATTTCTTTTTTCAGTAAACTTTCAATGCTATTCGAACCTTTTGGCTGAATTGTTTTTTTATTTTGGGTGTTTTCGATTTTAAAAGCCATCTTCCTGATTCATTTGAAAGGTTAAGTCATTTTTTTTCGAAACAAAAATTTCATAGTCTGGCAATTCTGTTTCGGCAAATATCGATAAAGCATCAATTGGCCCTGATTTTACTTCTTTTCCTTGAAATAATGTCTTGTTTGGAATGATTTTCAGTTTAATTGTATCGCGATTTCGCATGCTGAATTTATCCTGAAACGAATAGGTTACAGTATCAATTTCAGAAGTCATAATCAACATTTGTTTGTCATTATCATACATAACAATATGCGGTTCATTGAAATCCTGCCACAATTTTTGTTCAAAAAGAGCTAATGTGCTTGTTTTTTCAAAATTGGTTTGAATGGTATGAATTTGTTTCTGCACAATTCTTAACACACTAAAAGCCATACCAACAACAATAGCAGTTATAATCATAACCACTATTAATTCTGATAGTGTAAATGATTTTAATTTTCCTGCTGCCATAGTATCTGGTGTTTTGTAATTTCTTTTTTGGATACAGTATTAATTGCTGAAATAGTAAAGATTTTTTTTACCGAAATATTTTCTGTTTCAATATTGATATTCCAGTCTTTATAATTTTCCTGATAAGGAAGTTTTATCGTGTTATTCTGCACTTCATATTCCAATTCATTTATTCTGGTTTCAATTCCGTGTGTGTTTTTTGAAAAAGTATTAAATACGAGATTGTTTAAAATTAAACTCGAAATGATGAATATAATAACCACCAAAACAGTTGCAACAACTGCTTCAATTAATGTAGCCGATTTTATTTTTTTTAATACAACCATTTTAAAACAGTTTTAGGTTCTTGTTCTAAAATTATTCCGCCATAGAGATGCGGAACATTTTCATTTTCGATGGTAGCATTGTACACATGATTCACAAAAATAGAACCTGCTTGATTGGCTGTGAATTGTCTAGTATATACAGATCCTGATACGGTTCCTCTGATTTCAAAATTACCGTTACAATAGACTTGTCCTTTTATTTTGGAATCTTTTTCCAAAACAATTTGGGTTTGAAAGTCAGCTGTTTCTTTGGTTTTAAGGTAAATGATATTTCCTTTTATGATGCTTTCGGTATCTATAAAAATTTGATTGTCGGGTAAACTATTATAATTTTGATTTTCTGAAATGGTATTTTTATTATCCTGAAATAATAACAAAGCTGATGGATATGATAAATTACATCTCTTGCCCATTATAATTTTTCTGGAAGCTATTGCTTGAAAACAACCTTTTGTTTCATCTTCTATTTCAATAATTGGTGCAATAAGAATTATATCATTTAATAGTGCAGTCTTTCTTATTTTGATGGAAGTTTCTGATTTAATGATCATATTTCCCGACAGAATTTTATTTTCGATCGTAATTGGATTTTCAGAATAATATCCTTTCGTTTTTTCTTTAAAAGAATTTGTGATTTTTATACCCGAATTTAAATTAATGTAATCTTCCTGTCGATTTATTTTATATTCTTTTAGATAAAAATTAATGGCATCAAAAAAACTCTTTTCGAGCTTTGGTAATTCGGAAGAACTTTTTTCTATTTTTCCATAAATCAACTGAGAGCCATAATAACTATTTCCAGCTATATATCCAGAACTAACTCCTTGTTTAGGTAAATAGGCTATACCTTGAATTTTGGTACTTCCTACAACAGTCAGTGCATTATGGGTTTCTTGCAAATATAAAGTAGGCGATTTATCGGCCACTATAAGAGAACCAATTATTGCGGTTTTGGTGAATTTTTTTTTCCTGAATTGAGTAGTTGTAATTCCTTTTTGAAAAACTCCCCATTGTGATAAATGGGTTTTTATAATTTGATTTTCTTTATCATGATAATCAATTGTTGCAGTATCTGTATTTAACTCTTTTTGCTCTAGAAGAGATTGCATTCCAATATCGGCAATTTGGATATTTTCAATAGCTCCTTTAGACTGTTCTTTCATGTAAATAAAAGTGTAAGCGTATAAAACCAAACCCGCAAGAAGCAGGGCAATTAATACAGCAATAAATACTGTAAATTGTAAAGCACCAGACTTAATTTTGAGTTTTAATTTCAATCCTGAAGCATTATAATATTGAGATTACCTTTATATTTTACGTATACAGATTCTTTGTCACCAGATTTTAGGAAAACATCATTTTCAGTATCTCCAATTTTCATGTAATAATTTTTATTATCTATAATTAACATGTAAATGGTGTTTTTGCCTTTAGAATCTGCAATTACACCTTTGTAGATAATATTTGGCCAAACCAGTGCTTCTGGCTGCTTTGCTATTTTAGGAGTTGAGTGTAATGCTTTCGGTTTTGGAGCAGTTTCTTGAGTATACATTTTCCCTAAAAAAGGATCTCTGTAATTGATATTAATAGCAAAAGTTTCTCTTTTAGTAACTTTTAACGGTTTAATAGTGAATTCAGGATTGGTAACCGGTAATACGTCGTCTGAATTTGTAAATGAAAATACTTGAAATAATACTGCTCCCCAAACGAATAAAACGAGCGGGAGCAATATGTATATGTTTTTTTTGTTTTTCATTGATTATTTTTGAGCAGATTGGTTTTCTAATTTAGCGATTCGCAAAGCTAAACTTTTTAATGATTCAATCTCTTTCGACTGCTCTTCTATCTTTTTGTTCTGTTGAATAGAATAAAGAGTTAATTCTTCAATTTTCTGCAGAAGTTTAATATTCATTTCAGAAAGATTAATTCCATCTTTCTTCATTTCTTCAGCTGAAGCAATTTCAGGAAGATGTTTGTTTTCTTTAATGAATTTATCTACAGATTCTAGAGATTGTAAACTGTAATCCTTTTCAAAAACAAAATCAGCACCGGCATCAACAGTGACTTTTACTTCGCGCGCTGCAATATTTCCGGCAACAGTTAATTTTGAAGTTGGGTTTGTTGTACCAATTCCAACATTTCCATTTTGCACATAATGATTTCCGCTGCCACTAACCCTTAATAATCCATTTGTTATTATATTCGTATTTAATTCGCCGGAAACGGTAAAATTTGCAATATTTGTTCCTGTTGGAGTTTCATTAATTTTAATCTGATTGTAGTCTGTTATTGTGTCTACTTTTGGTTGTTGATATGAAATTTTAACAGTGTAAGAAGCATAATTTTGTACATCAAAATAGATAGGAAGTTGTCTGTTTGTGTATCCTCCAAAAGTAGAACTGATATCTACAGGTGTTCCTAAGACAATTTTTCCTAAATATTGGTTTCCGTGAGTTTCAACTAGTTTTAGAATTGCCGAACCAGAATTTACACCTTCTCCAAAACCATTTTGAATAACATATTTTTTATAATCATTAGAAAAATAAGCTTGATAAATTTCAATTATTATAAGACCGCCATATTGCCAATGAAAAGAATTATAACCAATATTTGCAATTTCAAATCTTTTAGCCTGCGTTGCTTGTGCTGCTAATCCTTTTATTACAGTTGTTTGCAGACCGTTTTGGTTAATTGTTGTCTGAGAAAATCCAGAATTAGAAAAAACAACTGCTAATATTAAGCCGAGAAAATTTTTCATTATTTTGATTTTAAGATTTGATTTAATTTCTTGTCTAAATCCAATATTTTGTCATTTTGTTTTTCTATAAGATTTTTTTGTATTTCATTTTCCTTTTTCATTTCAATCATATAAAGAGTCAACTCTTCAATTTTCTTAAGTAAAGACATATTCATTTCAGCAAGCATTAAACCATTTTTTTCAATTTCCTGCGCTGAAGGAATCTCGGGTAAATGTTTGTTTTCGTAGATGTAATTTTCTACTTCTTCTAAAGATTTTAGTTTATAATCATTAGCAAAAACATAATCAGGGACTAAAGGTCCAAGCATATCAACGCGAACTTCCTGCGTATGAATTTTTCCTTTTACAGTTAATTTTTCATCAGGAGAAGTAGTTCCAATACCGACTTTGTTTCCCATTATTGAGAAGTTGTTAACGAGATGAGTTTCGCTCATATTGGCTGAAAAATCCTGAATATCTGATAGAACATCCGTATTAACCGAAGCTCCATTTATCATATAAGCAATAGATTTCATGTTTTCACCAGTAGAGTTTGTCCATCCTGAAAATTTAAATCCCCAGTTGTGATAAGCATCAGAATATGGAACATCAACAGCCAAGTATTTTTTACCATTATAGATGCATGTTTTTAATGTCCAACTGCTACTACCGTCAATAGATCTAATAGTTGCTGCTGTACTGTTATAAGCAGAAGAAGAATTTATTTCGACAATATTGATTCTATTATATCCGCCGACAGCTCCTCTTAATGCTGTGATTGTACCTATAGCTTTATTCATGTTTATTAATGTGCCATTGTACATTTCATGAAGCAGAATTAAATTTCGAGTATAATCTCCTCCGCCATTTCCACCAATATCGATTATTTTGTAATCTCCAGCTAAAGGCGTTGTTGCTACCTGTGCACTTAGACTTAAAGGAATATATAATAGTATAAGCCAAATAATTTTTTTTTTCATTTTTTTATTAGTTCTTTTAATTTATATGTGATATAAAGCAATTTCTGCTTTCGTGATATGTGATGAAAAGTTTTATAAGCTTTTAATTTATAGTAAAATTGAAAACAGTACTTCTGGCACTTGTGT
This is a stretch of genomic DNA from Flavobacterium endoglycinae. It encodes these proteins:
- a CDS encoding type II secretion system F family protein translates to MAFKIENTQNKKTIQPKGSNSIESLLKKEITLFGNSFNNKKKQAFYLELAVLLKAGVSFKEGLSLIIESLKKSADKDLIQTILNDVVNGRPFSEALRISKSFTEYEYYSIQIGEETGTTAQVCQELGHFFERKNEQKRIIIAALTYPSIVLSTAVLVVIFMLSYVVPMFQDIFKQNNMELPLLTQFIVKLSVWTKTYGLYFLLALVTFIFSTQFFKNNQKYKKALHYFLVKIPVLGAFMTKVYLAQFTQAVTLLTTAKVPLLNSIQMVKKMIQFVPLQEALEQVENSILKGNSLSSSLKNTPLFDNRIISLVKVAEETNQTEYVFKQLSEQYNQEVVQQSKVMTTVLEPFIILFVGVLVAVLLVAMYLPMFQLSSAIG
- a CDS encoding PulJ/GspJ family protein; the protein is MAAGKLKSFTLSELIVVMIITAIVVGMAFSVLRIVQKQIHTIQTNFEKTSTLALFEQKLWQDFNEPHIVMYDNDKQMLIMTSEIDTVTYSFQDKFSMRNRDTIKLKIIPNKTLFQGKEVKSGPIDALSIFAETELPDYEIFVSKKNDLTFQMNQEDGF
- a CDS encoding tail fiber protein is translated as MKNFLGLILAVVFSNSGFSQTTINQNGLQTTVIKGLAAQATQAKRFEIANIGYNSFHWQYGGLIIIEIYQAYFSNDYKKYVIQNGFGEGVNSGSAILKLVETHGNQYLGKIVLGTPVDISSTFGGYTNRQLPIYFDVQNYASYTVKISYQQPKVDTITDYNQIKINETPTGTNIANFTVSGELNTNIITNGLLRVSGSGNHYVQNGNVGIGTTNPTSKLTVAGNIAAREVKVTVDAGADFVFEKDYSLQSLESVDKFIKENKHLPEIASAEEMKKDGINLSEMNIKLLQKIEELTLYSIQQNKKIEEQSKEIESLKSLALRIAKLENQSAQK
- a CDS encoding tail fiber protein, which encodes MKKKIIWLILLYIPLSLSAQVATTPLAGDYKIIDIGGNGGGDYTRNLILLHEMYNGTLINMNKAIGTITALRGAVGGYNRINIVEINSSSAYNSTAATIRSIDGSSSWTLKTCIYNGKKYLAVDVPYSDAYHNWGFKFSGWTNSTGENMKSIAYMINGASVNTDVLSDIQDFSANMSETHLVNNFSIMGNKVGIGTTSPDEKLTVKGKIHTQEVRVDMLGPLVPDYVFANDYKLKSLEEVENYIYENKHLPEIPSAQEIEKNGLMLAEMNMSLLKKIEELTLYMIEMKKENEIQKNLIEKQNDKILDLDKKLNQILKSK